In Arctopsyche grandis isolate Sample6627 chromosome 13, ASM5162203v2, whole genome shotgun sequence, one DNA window encodes the following:
- the LOC143920969 gene encoding putative Rho GTPase-activating protein CG5521, with amino-acid sequence MFTKKSHQDVRKSSVKIQDSKKDSATRLKHLKIVLEHYDSDEAKTYFESNFSHIYFILHDNFVQAENNLRQRVHKAGREELESVLSLLDKILSLLPELIGKRWQLHSLTRIFSKLLHKGNSQRLRAEAIRYFLLWYQALGENATKEVHHMFATLVPGFPDPPASDLESPSSQPPHIPPKDIPQETAEYTISNILQHPNFADSGSSKKISVSPEQHSTGFMGKLVNASSAIFHDTNVVNPVQAAEILPLLPAGGHEKNFDNESKYFLETLLEAMASNVTKIYWKDRTHCKAMKTFSFLLEKFKLYYLPHICPQYDYNSSLYNPSQDLPLQHSVMEDDYVYCRVALIKWVTNYAHVSKKQAGEGSIQLSSISSVQSQSGGPTPTSSISSQQVLNSLTSHSEESEQSFTVSTAGDIYRGSTSMEHSINHPSLDSETSSEELNSVAVVRDVLNSTRDNVNFTHEILRQAFLLPFSQATAIRRVIAVYKDWIQMNVSEIPPFLLENPHSGLSIQELTVPPRRLRNDSYLGAIHKDNILVRAGLQSVLQVFMTQAANVFLALPGHAPISSGMSQYHLLEEQTDTCKRILNIYRYMVMHVTMDTHTWEQLLLVLLQITSLVLNKIPPKRKVETLGGSLASPIFQTLIVTWIKANLNVSVKPELWQSFMDVLARLTHWEDLIKEWAKTMETLTRVLARHVYNLDLSDLPLDRVAESHGKRGARKTNNSTKSTATPTVQPISHPGKSPKTAESETRREGPSQGTLTRCRSDPHLIVRTLALAPAHIEDESKDVNSKPRRCHSLDSLRNGPGNEDRDSESGTRSPSPAPSSGVESSSIKDSPLQIDLASETSNVEWCVGGESGRGVVCGGAARGWLPDVAAVLWRRMLAALGDPNNLPDPALHFQVFQYLLHLNDTLLKIAANQSAGGSSETHVPLGLVSGWCLGAESLPSSYRQGKLIALKLLCSLTCRAPYIPTPPRPHLPLYHRALHHGLTGEDRSVVDVLIKHGAPRYLSLALDGYSLLLLDFVHASTIVLNSTDIGPNCPRTEAVTFLASLLSLPESLLNAPMLQPYAQQYTTVSCPDLKEHVLNILVRACRREPQVMARCEAIAALGAHCHQCLAEKKNCTRLPDCVQNILQALSMKNKNIAKVASDILLLLADYTDRLIEIYPGLAEKIVFTTCICLSQLSPTLSRETTKTLVGSLLLCLAEYCIKIGVECLMRCPENSKDPLLLIVFKVLHGVMKGKEISEISSLSIIDEDFDLNIQLDNMGLKTTTTSTTDVKLWAKMICTQLVLFLGHFPLNSSCQLSSMVSENDDSPGLGPELGTPVLAAPHIQMFRLSESVLASLVELPALEMPGGGVAPGLVTADKQVRVILRDLTGKSCWDASALYCDPQVKCASQPLSHLPSNFINATVTNSGIPLSSLPPPFPPNQLPDYRSTPPDQHQLDHLLQYISHTSPELLQHNGQCLNQAAPTPLPGSMEDDTISVILSHRNNETEYLSKNSSVLNVETSDEESSIATEAADNTEYNPVFRQCRLLLSHLGFVGWGGRNAVHLLKRSDRLLRELRNLDAQRCRETHKVAVIYVARGQEDRNAILSNRSGSPAYEAFLAALAWEVELESHNGFLGGLQRGGPGGVTAPYIATLTLEALFHVATRMPSSSPEAILNKTKHLGNDEVHIVWSEHWRPYRRDTIPTQFCDVLIVLYPLPGHLVRCTLSRKTDVPMFGPLFDECILPVSIAAGLVRATAFNASRAIRAIMPLYQHAYSERARCLEGVISQHKEPTTFEQFIARVYSPLPAHKQTKPESSGSNLAAALLDHGSSGQMRNITNWITHTTVVASHQEVSQQTVAQHGFSPRPLKRLGPFKRPQQTSTGSSQHQSGPQSSSSSTTPPHSPTLPSSRKHR; translated from the exons ATGTTCACCAAGAAATCCCACCAGGATGTCAGGAAGTCCTCCGTCAAGATTCAGGACTCGAAGAAAGACTCTGCCACCCGGCTGAAACACCTCAAAATCGTACTCG AACATTATGACTCTGATGAAGCGAAGACGTACTTCGAGTCCAACTTCAGtcacatatatttcatattgcaTGATAATTTTGTGCAAGCCGAGAATAATTTGCGACAACGAG TACACAAAGCCGGCAGAGAAGAACTCGAAAGCGTTCTGTCATTATTAGATAAAATCTTAAGCTTATTGCCAGAATTGATTGGCAAAAGATGGCAACTCCATTCCTTAACgagaatattctcaaaattATTACACAAAGGAAATTCCCAACGTCTTCGAGCCGAAGCTATAAG ATACTTTTTACTATGGTATCAAGCGTTGGGCGAAAACGCAACGAAAGAAGTGCACCACATGTTCGCCACGCTCGTTCCAGGCTTTCCAGATCCTCCAGCGTCAGATTTAGAATCTCCGTCGAGCCAACCTCCTCACATTCCCCCCAAAGATATCCCACAGGAGACTGCCGAATATACGATATCAAATATCCTCCAACATCCGAATTTCGCCGATTCCGGCTCAAGCAAGAAGATATCCGTGTCGCCAGAACAACACTCGACGGGATTTATGGGCAAGCTGGTAAACGCCTCGTCGGCTATATTCCATGACACAAATGTCGTAAATCCGGTGCAGGCTGCTGAAATCTTGCCACTCCTGCCGGCCGGCGGGCATGAAAAGAATTTCGACAATGAGTCCAAGTATTTTTTGGAAACACTGCTAGAAGCCATGGCGTCAAACGTCACTAAAATATATTGGAAGGATCGGACGCATTGTAAAGCTATGAAGACGTTTTCATTTctattagaaaaattcaaattgtacTACTTACCTCATATATGTCCTCAGTATGATTATAATAGCTCTTTATACAATCCAAGTCAAG ACCTTCCGTTGCAACATTCCGTGATGGAGGACGATTACGTATATTGCCGAGTTGCTTTGATAAAATGGGTTACCAATTATGCGCACGTTAGCAAAAAACAAGCCGGGGAAGGCTCTATTCAACTATCGTCGATCTCGTCAGTGCAATCGCAATCCGGCGGACCGACTCCGACGTCTTCCATTAGCAGCCAACAGGTGCTGAATTCCCTCACTAGTCATAGTGAAGAGTCGGAACAATCGTTCACCGTTAGCACCGCCGGTGATATATACCGTGGAAGCACATCCATGGAACATAGTATTAATCATCCGAGTTTAGATTCCG aaACCAGTAGTGAAGAATTGAATAGTGTAGCAGTGGTTCGTGACGTCCTCAATTCGACGAGGGATAATGTTAATTTTACTCATGAAATTCTCCGACAAGCTTTCTTGCTGCCGTTCTCTCAAGCTACGGCAATTCGTCGGGTTATTgccgtttataaggattggatTCAAATGAAt gtTTCTGAGATTCCTCCTTTCCTATTGGAAAATCCACACAGTGGACTCTCTATCCAAGAACTAACAGTTCCTCCGAGACGGCTTCGAAACGACTCATACCTTGGAGCTATACACAAAGATAATATTTTAGTACGAGCTGGACTCCAA AGTGTTCTTCAGGTCTTCATGACGCAAGCGGCCAACGTGTTTCTTGCCTTACCTGGTCACGCTCCCATCAGCAGCGGAATGTCCCAATATCACTTACTAGAAGAGCAGACGGACACTTGCAAACGCATCTTGAATATATACCGATATATGGTGATGCACGTTACGATGGACACACACACTTGGGAACAGTTACTGCTCGTTTTACTTCAGATAACTTCACTCGTACTTAATAAAATACCACCGAAAAGAAAAGTTGAAACGCTTG GAGGATCTTTAGCATCACCGATATTTCAAACATTGATCGTTACATGGATTAAAGCAAATTTGAACGTATCGGTGAAACCGGAACTGTGGCAGAGCTTTATGGATGTATTAGCGAGGCTCACACATTGGGAAGATCTCATTAAAGAATGGGCC AAAACCATGGAAACTTTGACCAGAGTGCTAGCAAGGCACGTGTATAATCTGGATCTTTCGGATTTACCGTTGGATAGGGTGGCCGAATCACATGGAAAACGAGGAGCTCGTAAGACAAATAATTCGACTAAATCCACGGCGACTCCCACAGTACAGCCGATATCTCATCCTG GGAAGTCTCCGAAGACTGCCGAAAGTGAGACAAGACGAGAAGGACCTTCGCAGGGTACTCTTACGCGCTGTCGCAGTGATCCTCATTTGATTGTGAGGACTTTGGCGCTGGCTCCGGCACATATCGAAG aTGAAAGCAAAGATGTGAATTCTAAACCAAGACGATGCCACTCGTTGGATTCTTTGCGAAACGGGCCAGGAAATGAAGATAGAGACTCCGAAAGTG GTACACGTTCACCATCTCCAGCACCGTCCAGCGGCGTAGAGAGCAGCTCGATAAAAGACTCCCCTCTTCAGATTGACCTTGCATCGGAAACCTCCAACGTTG AATGGTGCGTCGGAGGTGAATCTGGCAGAGGAGTCGTCTGTGGAGGAGCTGCACGAGGTTGGCTTCCAGATGTTGCAGCCGTACTTTGGCGAAGAATGCTCGCAGCTCTCGGCGACCCAAACAATCTTCCCGATCCCGCTTTACACTTCCAAGTCTTTCAATACCTGTTGCACCTAAATGACACTCTTTTAAAg ATTGCAGCAAATCAGTCGGCCGGTGGAAGTTCAGAGACGCATGTACCTCTCGGACTTGTCTCCGGCTGGTGCTTAGGAGCTGAAAGCTTGCCGAGCTCGTACCGACAGGGAAAATTGATCGCATTGAAGTTGCTGTGTTCGCTCACTTGCCGAGCGCCTTATATTCCGACGCCACCTCGTCCACATCTACCGTTGTATCATAGGGCGCTACATCATG GTTTAACCGGTGAGGATCGGAGCGTAGTTGACGTGCTGATCAAACATGGCGCGCCGAGATATTTATCACTAGCTTTAGACGGATATTCTTTGCTTTTGTTGGATTTCGTTCATGCGTCGACAATCGTACTGAATTCTACCGACATTGGACCAAAC TGCCCTCGAACCGAAGCCGTAACCTTTCTAGCTTCGTTATTAAGTCTTCCAGAGAGCCTTCTGAATGCTCCGATGCTTCAACCGTACGCCCAACAATACACCACCGTTTCATGTCCCGATTTAAAg GAACACGTGTTGAATATCCTCGTGCGAGCGTGTCGACGAGAGCCCCAAGTCATGGCACGTTGTGAAGCCATCGCTGCACTTGGAGCTCATTGCCACCAATGTTTAGCCGAAAAGAAGAATTGCACTCGATTGCCCGACTGCGTGCAAAATATTCTCCAAGCTTTaagt ATGAAAAATAAGAACATTGCAAAAGTAGCCAGtgatattttgttgttattagcAGACTATACCGATCGCCTTATAGAAATTTATCCAGGACTAGCCG AGAAAATTGTTTTTACGACTTGTATCTGCCTTTCACAATTGTCGCCAACTTTAAGTAGAGAAACGACTAAAACGTTAGTCGGATCTCTATTACTTTGTCTAGCCGAGTACTGTATCAAAATAGGTGTTGAATGTTTGATGCGGTGTCCAGAAAATTCCAAAGATCCTTTGCTCTTGATCGTTTTTAAG GTGTTACACGGTGTTATGAAAGGCAAGGAAATATCTGAAATTAGCAGTCTTTCAATAATTGACGAAGATTTCGATCTCAATATCCAACTGGATAACATGGGGCTCAAAACGACTACTACTTCCACTACCGATGTTAAGCTTTGGGCGAAAAtg ATATGCACTCAACTAGTACTATTTCTTGGACATTTTCCGCTGAACAGCAGCTGCCAACTTTCGTCGATGGTAAGCGAGAATGACGATTCACCAGGCCTTGGTCCGGAACTCGGCACTCCGGTGCTGGCCGCTCCACACATACAAATGTTCCGCCTCAGCGAGTCGGTGCTAGCGTCCCTCGTCGAACTTCCAGCCTTGGAAATGCCCGGAGGTGGAGTGGCTCCAG GACTCGTCACAGCTGATAAACAAGTGAGAGTTATCCTGAGAGATTTGACGGGAAAATCTTGTTGGGACGCGTCTGCTCTGTACTGCGATCCTCAAGTCAAATGCGCCTCTCAACCTTTATCACATCTGCCGTCGAATTTTAT cAACGCTACAGTGACTAATAGTGGAATACCGTTATCATCCTTACCGCCTCCTTTTCCTCCGAATCAACTACCGGATTATAGATCTACGCCTCCAGATCAACATCAATTGGATCAT TTACTGCAATATATAAGCCATACAAGTCCCGAACTCCTCCAACACAATGGTCAGTGCCTAAATCAGGCTGCACCAACTCCGCTTCCCGGCTCCATGGAAGACGATACAATATCAGTCATTTTATCTCATCGCAATAATGAAACCGAGTATTTGTCCAAAAATAGTAGTGTCTTAAA TGTTGAAACGTCCGATGAAGAATCGTCGATCGCCACAGAAGCTGCCGACAATACAGAATACAATCCAGTGTTCAGACAATGTCGACTGTTGTTGAGTCATTTAGGTTTTGTGGGATGGGGTGGACGAAATGCTGTACATTTGTTGAAAAGATCTGATAGACTTTTGAGAGAGTTGCGTAATCTCGATGCTCAAAG GTGTCGGGAGACTCATAAAGTAGCTGTGATATATGTAGCGCGAGGTCAGGAGGATCGTAATGCAATTCTGTCGAATAGAAGTGGAAGTCCAGCTTATGAAGCATTCTTGGCCGCACTCGCTTGGGAG GTGGAATTAGAATCACACAACGGCTTCCTTGGAGGCTTACAAAGAGGTGGACCGGGTGGCGTAACAGCACCTTACATAGCCACCCTGACCCTAGAAGCACTCTTCCACGTTGCCACTCGTATGCCGTCAAGTTCACCAGAGGCCATTTTAAATAAG ACCAAACATCTTGGCAATGACGAAGTACACATAGTGTGGAGCGAACACTGGCGTCCGTACCGCAGAGATACCATCCCTACGCAATTCTGTGACGTTTTAATAGTCTTATATCCACTTCCGGGCCACCTCGTCAGATGCACCCTCTCCCGAAAGACTGAC GTTCCGATGTTTGGTCCTCTGTTCGACGAGTGTATCCTCCCTGTTTCTATAGCGGCGGGACTTGTACGGGCGACGGCATTCAACGCGAGCAGAGCGATCAGGGCTATCATGCCGCTGTACCAGCATGCTTACTCGGAGCGAGCGAGGTGTTTGGAAGGTGTCATCTCACAACACAAAGAGCCGACAACTTTCGAACAGTTCATAGCGAGGGTTTATTCGCCGTTGCCTGCTCATAAACAAACAAAACCAg AAAGTAGTGGTTCGAATTTAGCGGCGGCACTCCTGGACCACGGAAGCAGTGGCCAAATGCGGAACATCACCAATTGGATAACGCACACGACCGTCGTCGCCTCGCACCAAGAGGTGTCCCAGCAGACGGTGGCGCAACACGGCTTCTCGCCGAGGCCGCTGAAGAGGCTGGGACCGTTCAAGAGGCCGCAGCAGACGTCGACGGGTTCATCTCAGCACCAAAGCGGTCCGCAGAGCAGCAGCTCGAGCACGACCCCGCCGCACAGTCCCACGCTGCCGTCGTCGAGGAAACACAGATGA
- the LOC143921030 gene encoding uncharacterized protein LOC143921030, whose translation MMMSHWKFITLCLCYLTIALQYTNAQDAVAFEESIEDTLKLPADNRRPVENRQECDENELYYPGDNNDDWICDCRPSYIYYPDRSKCFPAFKKGPCKDNEYLIMPNNSYVPVCEKNPCYKEGFVRISRRCVQLGTACNIDSRRRYGVEEGTLIPKCLPPPNEQIASRFSPEETGAQGTNEGKINYCFRGCKRYFNKTCPGQAV comes from the exons ATGATGATGTCGCATTGGAAGTTCATTACTTTGTGTTTGTGTTACTTGACGATCGCCCTGCAGTATACGAATGCTCAGGATGCTGTGGCTTTCGAAGAAAGCATAGAAGATACGTTGAAGCTACCGGCCGAT AATCGACGACCTGTCGAAAATAGACAAGAATGCGATGAAAATGAACTGTATTATCCCGGAGACAACAATGACGATTGGATATGCGACTGCAGACCGa gTTACATCTACTATCCAGACAGAAGCAAATGTTTCCCGGCTTTCAAGAAAGGTCCGTGTAAGGATAATGAATATTTGATTATGCCAAATAATTCTTATGTGCCGGTTTGCGAGAAAAATCCCTGTTACAAAGAGGGCTTTGTCAGGATAAGCCGGAGATGTGTTCAATTGGGTACTGCTTGCAATATAGATTCTAGACGAAGGTATGGAGTAGAAGAAGGCACCCTTATACCTAAATGTCTTCCTCCCCCAAATGAACAGATAGCATCCAGATTTTCCCCAGAAGAAACAGGAGCTCAGGGAACAAATGAagggaaaataaattattgtttcaGAGGTTGTAAACGTTACTTTAATAAAACGTGTCCTGGACAAGCCGTCTAg
- the Epp gene encoding ecdysteroid phosphate phosphatase, giving the protein MFVGRASLGVGKRVLSQSASGFGFGCRRMWAPPRRSGLGNGNGNGNGNGSAAAGAIGKPPTTPLQVLLQMGFPRHRAIKALAATGNKSVQLASDWLLTHVSDASLDEDIPREYILYACPTGPLQEQLQEYWMKSKEHFGWNGAHNFTPHITLVSFFKAPDECSLQLSKVLKQVIETVGQPSEDFLALEMYTSPNFMGLFVSEDHAEFLKSIAVQYVKQVSSSTICLEPHVKSLHVTLAYQFTSNVYKPLKNLAESLVPLEKALWELRLYSRDPRLATHHVHKVKHVYNSVESDELELRLGDYIYIEESALKNSPDGWVQGISWLTGMTGYLPAVYTERTAESDAWTLHRAVPLGGQNLLLDNKCSSKATSSNESLCHLVSNTDVDSAIMDSGSTEPVEKTPEKVSKNWDPVTKDLMKEAVKLLSKTSLLSDTDTLNLISSSEVSSNETIQDDQGPTRNIYIMRHGERVDFTFGSWVPYCFDEDDNYIRKDMNMPATLPKRIGGSPTYTQDGPLTMLGRLQAQLVGEGLRSAGVTLSYIYASPSFRCVQTAQSVLDGLKAPASVKIRVEPSLFEWLVWYPTGPPKWMTMKELQSADLNVDTEYEPLLKIGESPFIEVCEDADCLEDCDQFYERNGRFFKHALQETESTGGSIMFIGHAITLDTAWRGLTGLGTRDGASLGRVMRGVTYCSMAAMRGPPWQLVPPPCPPSMNTANKRFDWKILKEE; this is encoded by the exons ATGTTTGTCGGCAGAGCGAGCCTCGGAGTCGGCAAGCGGGTGCTCAGTCAGTCGGCGTCCGGCTTCGGTTTCGGGTGCAGGAGAATGTGGGCGCCGCCGAGACGATCCGGCCTCGGAAATGGCAATGGCAATGGCAATGGCAATGGCAGCGCGGCGGCGGGGGCCATAGGGAAGCCGCCCACCACCCCGCTGCAAGTTCTTCTGCAGATGGGCTTTCCAAGGCATCGCGC TATAAAGGCTTTAGCGGCGACCGGTAATAAGAGCGTTCAATTGGCTTCCGACTGGTTGCTGACCCACGTGAGCGATGCATCACTGGACGAAGACATCCCCAGGGAGTACATACTGTACGCCTGTCCGACTGGACCGCTGCAGGAGCAGTTGCAAGAGTATTGGATGAAGTCCAAAGAGCACTTTGGATGGAATGGAGCGCACAATTTCACGCCCCACATTACCTTGGTTTCGTTCTTCAAG GCTCCGGACGAATGCTCACTGCAACTGTCGAAAGTTCTTAAACAGGTTATCGAAACCGTCGGTCAGCCGTCCGAAGACTTTCTCGCTCTCGAGATGTACACGAGTCCGAATTTTATGGGTTTGTTCGTGTCCGAAGACCACGCCGAGTTTTTAAAAAGTATCGCAGTGCAGTACGTTAAACAAGTGTCTTCATCTA CCATTTGTCTCGAACCTCACGTTAAATCATTGCACGTAACATTGGCGTACCAGTTCACTTCGAACGTCTACAAGCCATTGAAGAATTTGGCGGAGAGCTTGGTGCCGTTGGAAAAAGCTCTGTGGGAGTTGCGACTGTACTCCAGAGATCCTCGACTAGCGACTCATCAC GTGCACAAAGTGAAACACGTGTACAATTCGGTCGAAAGTGATGAACTCGAACTGCGTCTCGGTGATTATATTTACATCGAGGAGAGCGCTTTGAAAAATTCTCCGGACGGTTGGGTACAAGGAATATCTTGGCTGACAG GTATGACTGGTTATTTGCCTGCTGTGTACACGGAAAGGACGGCCGAGTCTGACGCGTGGACTTTACACCGAGCCGTCCCACTCGGTGGCCAAAATC TGCTGTTGGACAACAAGTGTTCATCAAAGGCTACGTCGTCGAATGAATCGCTCTGTCATTTGGTCAGTAATACTGACGTCGATAGTGCTATAATGGATTCGGGCAGCACCGAACCTGTTGAGAAGACTCCCGAAAAGGTTTCCAAGAATTGGGATCCCGTCACTAAAGATCTCATGAAAGAGGCTGTAAAACTACTTTCGAAAACTTCTCTACTTTCAGACACgg ATACTTTGAATTTGATCTCATCGAGCGAAGTTTCATCGAACGAAACAATA cAAGACGATCAAGGACCCACTCGTAACATTTACATAATGCGTCACGGAGAGCGAGTTGACTTTACGTTCGGTTCTTGGGTGCCGTATTGTTTCGACGAGGACGACAACTACATCAGGAAAGACATGAACATGCCGGCGACGCTTCCCAAACG CATCGGTGGAAGCCCCACTTACACTCAAGACGGACCTCTGACGATGCTCGGTCGGCTCCAAGCTCAATTGGTCGGCGAGGGTCTCCGTAGTGCTGGCGTAACCCTGTCATACATATACGCCTCGCCATCTTTCAGATGCGTCCAAACTGCTCAATCCGTTCTCGAtg GACTTAAGGCTCCGGCGTCAGTGAAGATCAGAGTGGAGCCGTCGCTCTTCGAATGGCTGGTCTGGTATCCGACGGGCCCACCCAAGTGGATGACCATGAAAGAATTGCAGTCGGCAGATTTGAATGTTGATACTGA GTACGAACCATTGTTAAAAATCGGCGAGTCTCCGTTCATTGAAGTGTGCGAGGATGCCGATTGTCTGGAGGACTGCGATCAATTCTACGAGCGTAACGGCCGTTTCTTCAAGCACGCTCTACAAGAGACTGAATCCACCG GTGGATCCATCATGTTCATCGGGCATGCTATCACTCTGGACACGGCATGGCGTGGATTGACCGGCTTGGGCACCCGAGACGGTGCAAGCCTCGGACGGGTGATGCGAGGAGTCACCTATTGCAGTATGGCCGCTATGAGGGGACCCCCGTGGCAACTGGTGCCCCCTCCGTGCCCCCCGTCGATGAACACGGCGAATAAAAGATTCGATTGGAAGATTTTAAAAGAAGAATGA
- the LOC143921031 gene encoding uncharacterized protein LOC143921031 → MVYKWIGIVFLVLGYSACTIFGQDGFVHELDIDDKSKLPEDGRLPLENHESCAENELLYPGDEPGDWICDCKPGHVYVPKWNKCFPVFQRGPCRKTQYLIMPKNSRIPKCKLNSCVSYGNVLFNKRCVKIGDPCGPKNEFGVYGVNETTLDFGCVKAPMNFGARFTDAYCVPGTKRYNRNLCSDKGE, encoded by the exons ATGGTGTACAAGTGGATAGGGATTGTGTTTTTGGTGCTGGGTTATTCGGCGTGCACAATTTTTGGACAAGATGGTTTCGTTCACGAACTTGATATAGACGATAAATCTAAATTGCCAGAAGAT GGGAGGTTACCATTAGAGAATCATGAATCCTGTGCCGAAAACGAATTGCTTTATCCAGGGGATGAGCCTGGCGATTGGATATGCGACTGTAAACCAG gtCACGTGTATGTCCCTAAATGGAACAAATGTTTCCCAGTGTTCCAGCGAGGACCATGCAGGAAGACCCAGTATTTAATCATGCCGAAGAACTCACGGATTCCCAAGTGCAAGCTCAACTCGTGTGTGAGCTATGGCAACGTGCTGTTCAATAAAAGATGTGTGAAGATCGGTGATCCATGCGGACCCAAAAATGAATTTGGAGTTTATGGAGTCAATGAGACCACTCTTGATTTTGGATGTGTCAAAGCTCCCATGAATTTCGGGGCCAGATTTACGGATGCATATTGTGTACCCGGTACCAAAAGGTACAACAGAAACCTTTGTTCCGACAAAGGGGAATAG